The following is a genomic window from Pirellulales bacterium.
GGCACCTCGTCGAACCGCTGAAGGAACCACCCGCCCTGCTGTCGGTCGTTCCGTCGCTCGACGAGACGCCGATCGAGGCCCTTGACGTCGACTATCTTCCGGCGGAAGAAACCGAGGAGCAATCCGACAACGCCTTGGCGGCCACCAGCATGTCGTCGGCCCCGGTGATCGAAGACGAGCCGCTGCTGACCAGCGTCAGCGAGCCGACCGAAATGACGGCCACCATCGAGCTGCCGCCGATGCTCACCGCGCTGAGCGGCTTCGAGCTGAGCGATGTGGTGGTGCAAACGGGCAGCGTCGGCGTGGAAGTCACCGAGGTCGAGGGCGCGGTCGATCGGCTCACGGAAGAAATCCTGACCAACCTCGAAGAAAGCCGCGTGCTGGTCGTCTGGCTGATGGACGCTTCGATCAGCCTCAAGCCCGACCGTCAGGCCGCCGCTGACCGGCTGCAACATATCTATCAAGAGATCGACGCTTCGGGCGGGGCTGACGGCGAGGCGCTGCGGAGTTGCGTGGTGGCCTTCGGCCAACAGGTGCAAGAACTCGCCCCGCCGACGGCCGACTATCATCAGATCGTGGAAGCCATTCACAAGGTGCCGACCGACCCGTCGGGCATCGAGAACGTCTTTTCGGCCGTGCTCACCTGCGTGGTCCGCTATCAGAAAGAGCGGGTGCAAGAGCACCGCCGAGTGATGATCGTGATCTGGACCGACGAGTCGGGCAACGACTACGCCAGGCTGGAAGACGCGGTGCAATTCTGCCGCAACAACGTGGTGCCGGTCTATATCGTCGGACCGTCGGCGATGTTCGGCAAAGAGCAGGGCACGCTGTCGTACCTGCACACCGACGGCAAACGCTATCAACTGCCGGTCGACCGCGGCCCCGATTCGGTGCGCGAGGAACGGCTGCACTTGCCTTACTGGTTCGAGGGAAGCCAATATGAAACGCTGCACGCCGGCCTGGGGCCGTTCGCCCTCACGCGGCTGGCGCACGAGTCGGGCGGGGCGTATTTCATCAAGGACAATCCGGGCGACGGCTCGCCGTTTGCCATCGAGACCATGCGACGCTACGAGCCGGAGTATAACTCGCCCGACGAGTATCTGCGGGCGGCGGGCCACAGTCAGTTGCGAAAGGCGGTGCTCGCCGTCGTCGATTTCACGCGGCAACGCAAGTTCAAAGGAACGCCGCGGCTCTCATTCGCTCCCACCGGGCAAAGCTACTTCAACGAGATGCGCGAGGCGCAAGAGACCGCCGCCTACGACAGCATGCTGTTGCAGCAGTGCCTGGGCGTTTTCGGCGCGCGGGGCCTGGAGCAGGCGTACTCCAGGGAAACCTCGCCGCGCTGGCGGGCCTGGTACGACCTGACCTACGGGCGGCTGCTGGCGATGATGGTGCGGTGCAATGAATACAACTGGGCCTGCGCCACGATGAAGGCCAAGGGCGCCGATTTCGTCGACAAGAAATCGAACCGTTGGCAATTCAAGCCCGACGGCAACTTGCACTATGGCAGCCAGGACGAGCGGATGGCCAAAGAGGCCACGCGGCTCTTGACGCGCTGCGTAAAAGACAACCCCGGCACGCCCTGGGCGGTGTTGGCCCAGCGCGAGTTGAAAGATCCGTTCGGCTTCAAAGTCGTGGAAGCGTACGTCGCTCCTCCACCGCCGCCGCCCAAAGCGAAGCCGGGCAAGCCCGCACCACCGCCTCCACCCCCGTCAAACCAGCGCCGCACCGAACAGCCTCGCAAACTGCAGAAGCCGGTCGAGGCGGACTTGCCGAAGCTTTAGCCGCGCGGCCGGGAAATTTCGATGCCGCGCATCGCGACTCGACACGCTCACAGACTCGCGTATCGCCAACGGTTCAGCGTCGGCCTGCGCATGCTCGGCTGCCTGGTGCTGCTGGCCGGCACCATCGTGCTGGTGGCCACCCTTGCCGAAGTGGCCAAGGGGGCGTCGCGGACCACGGTGGCCCGCATGGCTGTGTTGGGCTCTATGCTGGTGCTCATCGGCGGACCGTTGTTCTGCGGCGAACGCGGCAAGCTCTTCGACCGTCAGACCCGCACCCTGACAAGCTGGCTAGGTGTTTTCAGGCCGCTGTGGCGCACGACGTTGGATCTAAGCCACTATCAATCGGTCGGAATCGAGACTTACGATGAGGGCGGGGTGAGTCGTTGGCAGGTCCGGTTCTCGAACGCGCAGGGCGAGCGGCTGGATGTGTTCGACCTTGCCGATCGCGAAGCGGCCGAATGCGCGGCGCGCCAGGTGGCCGGCTTTTTGTCGCTGTCCCTTGCGGCGCTGCCGCCGCTGGTCGGCCCTGTGCCTGCCGCGGTATCCGTTTCACCCGATGCCGGCGCTGCCCCGCCGCCCGCGGAAGCCTGTTGGGTCTATCGCCGCCATTTCGGCCCGGTCGCAAGGCTGTTCGGCGTCATCCTGGCGTCGCTGGCGATCATGGTGGAATTGGGAATCGTAAGTGCGGCAGCGAAAGAGAATAGCCGTTGGTTGCCGGGAGCCGCCGCGGTGTCGCCGCTGTTGGTGCTTGGTTTGTGGTTGTTCTTCGGCGGGCGCAGGGTCGCGGTCGATCGCACGCAGCAGACGGTCCGCGTGTGGCGTGCGTGGCCGCTTCCGCCGGCCGTTTACGACTTGGGCGAGTTTCACGCGGTGATTGTCGCTGCGGGCCAAGTGGCCGCGGCGATGGTCGCCGACCAAGAAGCGGCCGCACACTGCGTGGGGCTGCTCGATCGCGAGCAGCAACGCTTGGAACTGACGGAGGGGCTGCCCTATGACGATGCTCTGGCCGCGGCGGGCCGGCTGGCGGCAAGCGTGCAGCTTCCTTTAATCGACGAGCGGCAAGCCATTGTGAATTCGCAACGTGTGGCGGGGCGGGCATAGGCGTCGGCACCGCGCCGCCACCCTCTGGCACTGGCGATCATGAGGAATTACATTGAAGGGATCTGGGAAACATCGGGAGAAATGCCATGACTTATCAAGGCACCGTTGAAAATGGCGTTGTCGTTCTTGCCGCTGGCATGACGCTGCCGGAAGGGACTCAGGTTACCGTCGTGCCTAGCGCTACCGCCCCTCCGCCGCCAGAATACGACCCGTCGATGTCGATCGGCGAGAAGCTGGCTGAGTTCGCGCGCTGGTGTGGGACGTTCCCGACGGATCTGCCGACGGATCTCGCCAAGAACCACGACCATTATCTGCACGGCCGCCCTAAAAAACCATGAGTCGCGCGTTCGCCGACAGCTACTTTTACTTGGCGCTCGCGGATCCGCGCGACAGCGGCTACGTGCGCGCACAAGTGCTGAGTAGGACATGGAATGGCGCGATCGTGACGACGCAATGGGTGCTGATGGAAGTGGGCGACGCACTTTGCGCTCCGCGGGACCGTCCCAGGTTTCTCGCATTGCTCGGTCTCCTTGCCGCGGATCCGAACGTGTCGATTGTGCCGGCGGAGCCTTCGTGGTTCGAGCGCGGACTCGACCTTTACCGCCGCCGGCCCGACAAAGAATGGTCGCTCACCGACTGCATCAGCTTCGTGGTCATGGAGGACGAGGGACTCCGAGAGGCGTTGACCGCCGACGTGCATTTCGAGCAAGCTGGGTTTATTGCACTGCTTCGAGATGAGCCATGACCACGGAGAGCCTTCCCATGCCCGGCAACGTCTCGCCCCAACTGATCTTCGATACGCTGAACGCCTTTCAGCGATCGGCCGCGCTGAAGTCCGCGATCGAGCTCGATCTGTTTACGGCCATCGCCCAGGGCCGCGATAACCCGAAGTCGTTGGCCGCGGCCTGCGGCGCCGCCGAGCGCGGCGTGCGCATTCTGGCCGATTACCTGGCGGTGATCGGGCTGTTGACCAAGTCGCACGACCGCTGGAAGCTGACGCCCGACTCGGCGCTGTTCCTCGACCGGCGATCGCCGGCCTATCTGGGCGGGGCCGTCGAGTTCATGGGTTCGGACGAGCACCGCCGCCAGTTCGACGAGCTCACCGCCTCGGTCCGCAGGGGCGGGGCGCGCGACGACGATCAAAGCGTACTCGCTCCCGACCATGAGGCCTGGGTCCGATTTGCCCGTGGCATGGCCGGGCTGATGGCCACGCCGGCCGAGGCTCTGGCCGACCGGGTCGTCGGGCCGGCCCCGTGGCCGATGAAAGTGCTCGACATCGCGGCCGGCCACGGGCTGTTCGGCATCGCCGTCGCCCGCCACAATCCGCAATCCACGATCGTCGCCGTCGATTGGCCGAACGTGCTGGCCGTGGCCGTGGAGAATGCAAAGCAGGCGGGCGTGGTGGACCGCTACCAGACGCTGCCGGGCAGCGCCTTCGACGTCGACTTCGGCGACGGTTACGACGTGGTTTTGCTGACGAACTTCCTGCATCACTTCGACCGATCGGCCATCGACAAGGTGATGCGCAAGGTATACGCGGCACTCAAGCCCGGCGGCCGTGCATTCGCGCTGGAGTTTGTGCCCCACGACGACCGCGTGACGCCGCATACCTCGGCTTCCTTCGCGCTGGTGATGCTGGGCACGACGCCGGCCGGCGACGCCTACACGTTTGCCGAGTACCGCGAAATGTTCGTCGCCGCCGGCTTTTCGCGCTGCGAGTGCTCTGACCTGGAACCGACCGTGCAGCAGCTCATTGTGGCCCATCGCTGAGACGACGATCGATCGCGCAGGCCACGACGCCCGCCCCAATCGCGGCCAACGTCCAGAGGGCCTGGGGCTCCCATGTGCTCAATGCCCAGGAATAGCTCTCGAGCAGCATGAACGCCGCACCGAAAAAAAACGCTGACGAAACGAGCCAAACGCAAGGGGTGCGGTAGGGGCGTGCCAAGTCGGGTTCGCGCCAGCGAAGTACGACGATCGACAGACTGACCAGGAGGAGGAAAAACCAGAATGCCGGAAACGTGAACTTCGCCATGCGCTCGAAGCCATCGCGCGACAGCGTGCCGTCAGACCAGCCAAATCCCGCGACCAGACC
Proteins encoded in this region:
- a CDS encoding vWA domain-containing protein; the protein is MHVLWVWLSRYLAEPWLDEHDLLAEAYQTSDPGIGFWARFLQGAIASGIAHAVLLIGLAQWHLVEPLKEPPALLSVVPSLDETPIEALDVDYLPAEETEEQSDNALAATSMSSAPVIEDEPLLTSVSEPTEMTATIELPPMLTALSGFELSDVVVQTGSVGVEVTEVEGAVDRLTEEILTNLEESRVLVVWLMDASISLKPDRQAAADRLQHIYQEIDASGGADGEALRSCVVAFGQQVQELAPPTADYHQIVEAIHKVPTDPSGIENVFSAVLTCVVRYQKERVQEHRRVMIVIWTDESGNDYARLEDAVQFCRNNVVPVYIVGPSAMFGKEQGTLSYLHTDGKRYQLPVDRGPDSVREERLHLPYWFEGSQYETLHAGLGPFALTRLAHESGGAYFIKDNPGDGSPFAIETMRRYEPEYNSPDEYLRAAGHSQLRKAVLAVVDFTRQRKFKGTPRLSFAPTGQSYFNEMREAQETAAYDSMLLQQCLGVFGARGLEQAYSRETSPRWRAWYDLTYGRLLAMMVRCNEYNWACATMKAKGADFVDKKSNRWQFKPDGNLHYGSQDERMAKEATRLLTRCVKDNPGTPWAVLAQRELKDPFGFKVVEAYVAPPPPPPKAKPGKPAPPPPPPSNQRRTEQPRKLQKPVEADLPKL
- a CDS encoding PIN domain-containing protein: MSRAFADSYFYLALADPRDSGYVRAQVLSRTWNGAIVTTQWVLMEVGDALCAPRDRPRFLALLGLLAADPNVSIVPAEPSWFERGLDLYRRRPDKEWSLTDCISFVVMEDEGLREALTADVHFEQAGFIALLRDEP
- a CDS encoding methyltransferase, giving the protein MTTESLPMPGNVSPQLIFDTLNAFQRSAALKSAIELDLFTAIAQGRDNPKSLAAACGAAERGVRILADYLAVIGLLTKSHDRWKLTPDSALFLDRRSPAYLGGAVEFMGSDEHRRQFDELTASVRRGGARDDDQSVLAPDHEAWVRFARGMAGLMATPAEALADRVVGPAPWPMKVLDIAAGHGLFGIAVARHNPQSTIVAVDWPNVLAVAVENAKQAGVVDRYQTLPGSAFDVDFGDGYDVVLLTNFLHHFDRSAIDKVMRKVYAALKPGGRAFALEFVPHDDRVTPHTSASFALVMLGTTPAGDAYTFAEYREMFVAAGFSRCECSDLEPTVQQLIVAHR